Proteins found in one Clostridium kluyveri DSM 555 genomic segment:
- a CDS encoding spore germination protein has product MKEEVISSIYPQVDKNISYLKELFKDNSDIVFREFYIGDVKCALVYIDGMADKILLSDLLRGLMTRARYVQHAEGIKDKLITISDVKELEDFKKGIDLILSGDTLMVLEGLKSFYILSTRLWPARGVSEPSGETVLRGSRDGFTETIRFNTALIRRRIRDTRLKIVSKPLGVRSKTDLVVMYINDIVDTKVLEELIKRLDNINIDAILDSGYIEQLIEDNKWSFFPQIQSTERPDVVSSALYEGRIAVLVDNSPFAVIVPTTMANLFQSPDDYYQRWIYGSTIRIIRFISIIISLIMPSLYVAVTSFHTGIIPTKLAYFIAASREGVPFPAFIEAIIMEVSLALLLESIARLPKAIGATTGIVGGLIIGQAAVQAGIVSPIMIIIVSITAITSFTTPNYEMTSAFRMIRFLLIIFAAIAGFYGIMIGLIFTLIHLIRLKSFGVSYLSPMVNENTNDFKDMYIRVPINFLKRRPKYMNTQDKVRQR; this is encoded by the coding sequence ATGAAAGAAGAAGTAATAAGTTCTATATATCCCCAGGTGGATAAAAATATAAGCTACTTAAAAGAATTATTTAAAGACAATTCAGATATAGTTTTCAGAGAATTTTATATAGGGGATGTTAAATGTGCTCTGGTATATATAGATGGAATGGCAGATAAAATACTTTTAAGTGATTTATTAAGGGGACTAATGACTAGAGCCCGATATGTGCAACATGCAGAGGGTATAAAAGATAAGTTAATAACTATATCTGATGTAAAAGAATTAGAAGATTTCAAAAAAGGAATAGATCTAATACTATCAGGTGATACTCTGATGGTACTTGAGGGATTGAAGAGCTTTTATATACTCTCAACAAGATTGTGGCCTGCAAGAGGGGTATCGGAACCTTCAGGAGAGACCGTTTTAAGAGGGTCTAGAGATGGATTTACAGAAACTATTAGATTTAATACAGCATTAATAAGAAGAAGAATAAGAGATACTAGACTTAAGATTGTATCTAAGCCTTTGGGAGTAAGATCTAAGACTGATTTAGTGGTGATGTATATAAACGATATAGTGGATACTAAGGTATTGGAAGAGCTTATAAAAAGATTAGACAATATAAATATAGATGCAATTTTAGATAGTGGATATATAGAGCAGCTTATAGAAGATAATAAATGGTCCTTTTTCCCTCAGATTCAAAGTACTGAAAGACCTGATGTAGTATCTTCTGCATTATATGAGGGAAGAATTGCAGTATTAGTAGATAACTCCCCCTTTGCTGTTATAGTACCTACTACAATGGCAAATTTATTTCAGTCACCAGATGATTATTATCAGAGATGGATATATGGATCAACTATAAGGATAATACGATTTATATCTATTATAATTTCACTTATAATGCCTTCTCTTTATGTAGCAGTTACTTCCTTCCATACAGGAATAATACCCACTAAATTAGCATATTTTATTGCAGCTTCTAGAGAAGGAGTTCCATTCCCTGCATTTATTGAAGCTATAATTATGGAAGTAAGTTTGGCATTATTATTAGAATCTATAGCTAGATTACCCAAAGCTATAGGTGCTACTACAGGTATAGTAGGAGGGCTAATTATAGGCCAGGCAGCAGTTCAAGCAGGAATAGTAAGTCCTATAATGATAATTATAGTTTCTATTACAGCTATAACTAGTTTTACTACCCCTAATTATGAAATGACTTCAGCATTTAGGATGATTAGATTCCTACTTATAATCTTTGCGGCAATAGCAGGGTTCTATGGAATTATGATTGGACTTATATTCACTTTAATACATCTAATTAGACTTAAAAGTTTTGGGGTATCCTATTTATCTCCAATGGTAAATGAAAACACCAATGATTTTAAAGACATGTATATAAGAGTACCTATTAATTTTTTAAAAAGAAGACCTAAGTATATGAACACTCAAGATAAAGTAAGACAAAGATAA
- a CDS encoding CLC_0170 family protein: MKLIHLFNKYFFILMIVQGIFLTFIDPKKFKRDKLRKTALKSKLIGIFFIVFSTAMYIFSIYSF, translated from the coding sequence GTGAAACTGATTCACTTGTTTAATAAATATTTTTTTATACTTATGATAGTCCAAGGAATTTTTTTAACATTTATTGATCCTAAAAAGTTTAAAAGAGATAAATTAAGAAAAACAGCTTTAAAATCTAAGCTAATTGGAATATTTTTTATAGTATTTTCAACTGCAATGTATATTTTTTCTATATATTCTTTTTAA
- the ispE gene encoding 4-(cytidine 5'-diphospho)-2-C-methyl-D-erythritol kinase: MLIKAYAKINLSLDVIGKREDGYHLLKMIMQTIDLYDLLNITPIEKGIEIKCNKSYIPCDKRNLVYKAVELFASNYGIKSGVSIDIIKNIPVAAGLAGGSSDAAAVLKVMRDIYIPELEYKDLIKLGTSIGADVPYCMIGGTALCQGIGEKVTSISSFKNHILVLVKPFFGVSTAEVYKSLDISKIKIHPNTDILINAINSGSLLKVSKNMKNVLENVTLKKHPLLRKIKNELIDFGALGALMSGSGPSIFAFFDDMLKAQICYDKMKTKYKEVFITRTV, encoded by the coding sequence ATGTTAATAAAAGCCTATGCCAAAATAAACCTTTCATTAGATGTAATAGGAAAAAGAGAAGATGGATATCATCTTTTAAAGATGATAATGCAAACTATAGATTTATATGATCTTTTAAATATAACTCCTATTGAAAAAGGAATAGAAATAAAATGTAATAAGTCATATATTCCATGTGATAAAAGAAATTTAGTATATAAGGCAGTAGAATTATTTGCAAGCAACTATGGCATAAAAAGTGGAGTAAGTATAGATATAATTAAAAATATACCTGTAGCAGCTGGACTTGCGGGAGGAAGTTCAGATGCAGCTGCAGTATTAAAAGTTATGAGAGATATATACATACCTGAATTAGAATATAAAGATTTAATTAAATTAGGAACAAGCATTGGGGCAGATGTACCTTATTGTATGATAGGGGGAACTGCTCTATGCCAGGGTATAGGAGAAAAAGTTACATCTATTTCTTCTTTTAAAAATCATATTTTAGTATTAGTTAAACCATTTTTTGGCGTAAGTACTGCAGAGGTATATAAAAGTTTGGATATAAGTAAAATAAAGATTCATCCCAATACGGATATATTAATAAATGCCATAAATTCAGGTTCGCTGTTGAAAGTGAGTAAAAATATGAAAAATGTATTGGAAAATGTAACTTTAAAAAAACACCCTTTATTAAGAAAAATAAAAAATGAGTTAATTGATTTTGGTGCATTAGGTGCTTTGATGAGTGGAAGTGGTCCAAGTATATTTGCTTTTTTTGATGATATGTTAAAAGCACAAATATGTTATGATAAAATGAAAACTAAATATAAAGAAGTGTTTATTACAAGAACTGTATAA
- the cphA gene encoding cyanophycin synthetase, whose product MRIDDFIIFEGRNIFAHKKCIKMSVDLEGYSETPTNKIPEFNEKLLETIPELEKHRCGINERQGFKKRLMEGTYLAHVCEHIIIAVENNLGIDVSYGKSREIRGDKYYIIYEYLYKNTAVEIGKIAVNLINSFIKGTDYNFNEAMCYLGEILKYEKIGSSTLCILLEAKKRGIPITRIGNESMFRLGYGKYSKIIEATISCNTKAVGVDISCDKMLTKEMLKNQCLPVAEGGRIKNPLELFITAKEIGYPIVLKPCCGNQGRGVFVNIQNEKQAMEAYNILSKNFRDIMMEKNVYGKDFRVCVVDGNVVAVSERIPPYVMGDGVKTVMELIEDINKDTMRGEGHEKPLTRIKIDEELKAYINKNNYTLNSILPKDKRLTLRENGNLSTGGKSIDCTDLICKENIDICERAANTIGLDICGIDICCSDIGKPLFESGGAIIEVNAAPGIRMHHYPGKGKSRNVAGAILDMLFPKSKSIPLVSVTGTNGKTTTTRLIAHILSKAGYKVGMTTTGGIYIDNKCICRGDTTGYLSAKTVLENEEVEAAVLETARGGIIKKGLAYDLADVAVITNITEDHLGMNGIDSLEDLAYVKALVGEAVRKKGYVVLNADDLVSKNIINRMKSNIIMFSKDKNNLILRGNIDMGGYGVYMDESIMYLEKKNEIIPIISVEDIKISLGGKLVYNIENAMAACAAAIGLNINYSVIKEGLKSFYCDVSFNPGRFNIYDLNGVKVVLDYGHNVEGYKSVINAAKNFNYKRLIGIIGVPGDRNDESVEKIGRIAGESFDYIYIKEDKDKRGRKSGTIASILKKGIIKTGFSTKKVETILNEKMALEKAINTAKEGDFIIIFFEEMESLVKLLDNKLDEINKKLNSIAMI is encoded by the coding sequence ATGAGAATAGATGATTTTATAATTTTTGAGGGAAGAAATATATTTGCTCATAAAAAGTGCATAAAAATGTCTGTAGATTTGGAGGGATATAGTGAAACTCCAACTAATAAAATACCAGAATTCAATGAAAAATTATTAGAGACCATACCAGAATTGGAGAAACATAGATGCGGTATAAATGAAAGACAGGGTTTTAAAAAGAGATTAATGGAGGGAACCTATTTAGCTCATGTCTGTGAGCACATCATAATTGCTGTGGAAAATAACTTAGGTATTGATGTATCATATGGCAAATCAAGAGAGATAAGAGGAGATAAGTATTATATAATATATGAATATCTATATAAAAATACAGCAGTGGAGATTGGAAAAATAGCTGTTAATTTAATAAATTCTTTTATAAAAGGAACAGATTATAATTTTAATGAGGCTATGTGTTACTTGGGAGAAATATTAAAATATGAAAAAATAGGTTCTAGCACATTATGTATACTATTAGAAGCTAAAAAAAGAGGAATACCTATAACTAGAATAGGAAATGAAAGTATGTTTCGATTAGGATACGGCAAGTATAGTAAAATTATAGAAGCTACCATATCTTGTAATACAAAAGCTGTAGGTGTAGATATATCCTGTGATAAGATGTTGACTAAAGAAATGCTTAAAAATCAATGTTTACCTGTAGCTGAAGGGGGAAGAATAAAAAATCCATTGGAATTGTTTATAACAGCCAAGGAAATAGGGTATCCTATAGTGTTAAAACCTTGTTGTGGGAATCAAGGTAGGGGAGTATTTGTAAACATACAAAATGAAAAACAAGCCATGGAGGCTTATAATATATTATCTAAAAATTTTAGAGATATAATGATGGAAAAGAACGTATATGGTAAGGATTTCAGAGTGTGTGTGGTTGATGGCAATGTGGTAGCTGTATCTGAGAGGATACCTCCATATGTTATGGGAGATGGAGTAAAAACTGTAATGGAATTGATAGAAGATATAAATAAAGATACTATGAGAGGAGAGGGGCATGAGAAGCCTTTAACTAGAATAAAAATAGATGAGGAATTAAAAGCTTATATAAATAAAAATAACTATACTTTAAATAGTATTCTTCCAAAGGATAAGCGGCTTACACTAAGGGAAAATGGAAATTTATCTACAGGAGGGAAATCGATAGATTGTACAGATTTAATATGTAAAGAAAATATAGATATTTGTGAAAGGGCAGCAAATACTATTGGATTAGATATATGTGGCATAGATATTTGTTGTAGTGATATTGGCAAGCCTTTATTTGAAAGTGGTGGAGCCATAATAGAAGTAAATGCAGCACCAGGTATTAGAATGCATCATTATCCGGGAAAAGGTAAGAGTAGAAATGTAGCAGGAGCCATACTAGATATGTTGTTCCCTAAATCTAAATCTATACCTTTAGTTTCAGTTACAGGAACCAATGGCAAGACTACTACCACTAGGCTTATTGCACATATTTTAAGTAAGGCGGGATATAAAGTAGGCATGACTACTACAGGAGGAATATATATAGATAATAAGTGTATATGTAGGGGAGATACTACAGGATACTTAAGTGCTAAAACTGTTTTAGAAAATGAAGAAGTAGAAGCGGCAGTACTAGAAACTGCAAGAGGCGGTATAATAAAAAAAGGGCTTGCTTATGATTTGGCAGACGTGGCAGTAATAACTAATATAACAGAAGATCACCTAGGTATGAATGGAATAGATAGCCTAGAGGATTTAGCATATGTAAAAGCTCTGGTTGGAGAGGCTGTAAGGAAAAAGGGATATGTAGTTTTAAATGCAGATGATTTAGTAAGTAAAAATATAATTAATAGAATGAAAAGTAATATTATAATGTTTTCAAAAGATAAGAATAATTTAATTCTTAGGGGTAATATAGATATGGGGGGATATGGTGTATATATGGATGAATCTATTATGTATTTAGAGAAAAAAAATGAAATTATACCTATTATATCCGTAGAGGACATAAAGATATCATTAGGTGGAAAATTAGTTTACAATATAGAGAATGCCATGGCTGCTTGTGCAGCTGCAATTGGACTTAATATAAATTATTCTGTTATAAAAGAAGGATTGAAAAGTTTTTATTGTGATGTTTCTTTTAATCCTGGAAGGTTTAATATATATGATTTAAATGGAGTAAAAGTAGTTTTAGATTATGGCCATAATGTAGAAGGATATAAGTCAGTAATAAATGCGGCTAAAAATTTTAATTATAAAAGGTTGATTGGAATAATTGGAGTACCAGGGGACAGAAATGATGAAAGTGTTGAAAAAATTGGAAGAATTGCAGGAGAAAGCTTTGATTACATATATATTAAAGAAGATAAAGACAAAAGGGGTAGAAAATCAGGAACCATAGCTTCTATATTAAAGAAAGGTATAATAAAAACAGGTTTTAGCACAAAAAAAGTGGAGACCATATTAAATGAAAAAATGGCTCTGGAAAAGGCAATAAATACTGCTAAAGAAGGGGATTTTATAATAATATTTTTTGAGGAAATGGAATCTTTGGTAAAACTATTAGACAATAAATTGGATGAAATAAATAAAAAGTTAAATTCCATTGCCATGATATAG
- a CDS encoding cyanophycinase, translating into MEEKLEGNLIIIGGAEDKTGDKKILKEVCNKLAKDRDILVIATIASEVPEELGNEYYKIFTQLGIKNVRILNIVDRKGAFAANSIKTIENASLIFFTGGDQLRITSLIGGTPLYSKIQELYENGCTFVGTSAGASIMSDTMIITGPNDESPKKCTLKMAPGLGFIKGVIIDQHFAQRGRIGRLLVGIAENPQSLGIGIDEDTAIIVKDNGQFVVMGSGAVYVIDGSDITYSNVSEQYPDDILSIFNVKVHVLKQGNRFNFTTKLPS; encoded by the coding sequence TTGGAAGAAAAATTGGAAGGAAATTTAATAATAATAGGAGGAGCAGAAGATAAAACTGGTGATAAAAAAATATTAAAAGAGGTTTGTAATAAATTGGCAAAAGACAGAGATATACTTGTAATTGCTACTATTGCCTCTGAAGTACCTGAGGAGTTGGGAAATGAATATTATAAAATATTTACACAACTAGGTATAAAAAATGTGAGAATATTAAATATAGTAGATAGAAAAGGTGCTTTTGCTGCGAACAGCATAAAGACAATAGAAAATGCTTCATTAATATTCTTTACAGGAGGAGATCAGCTCAGAATAACAAGTCTTATAGGTGGAACACCATTATATTCAAAAATTCAAGAACTATATGAAAATGGATGTACTTTTGTTGGAACTTCTGCAGGAGCTTCTATTATGAGTGATACTATGATAATAACGGGACCTAATGATGAATCACCGAAAAAATGTACTTTAAAGATGGCTCCCGGATTAGGATTTATAAAAGGAGTAATTATTGATCAGCACTTTGCGCAAAGAGGGAGAATAGGAAGACTTTTAGTGGGGATAGCGGAAAATCCTCAAAGTTTGGGTATTGGAATAGATGAGGATACAGCTATTATAGTTAAAGATAATGGGCAATTTGTGGTAATGGGTTCTGGAGCAGTATATGTGATAGATGGCTCTGATATAACTTACAGCAATGTATCAGAACAATATCCAGATGATATATTGTCCATATTTAATGTAAAAGTACATGTGCTTAAACAGGGAAATAGATTTAATTTTACAACTAAATTACCTTCATAA
- a CDS encoding DUF3794 and LysM peptidoglycan-binding domain-containing protein, with the protein MDIDFVKENIECEQMLAENFSDTIIKEEYVIPDTHPDVTDILILEARPVITNKEVMEDKIFLEGKVEYTILYRAKEDEDMGIYSVIYTGNFSNYVEMPGAEHMMSCDSNCYVEHMNCTAVNERKVSIEGIIKLKAEVYKKYNFEVIKDITGSENVQMLKNPATIDKIVGTVSGDLVAKTEIPIPMDKPQVGSILQYDVNVHKKNITILEDRIAIEAYVLIRFLYRGKDTKDIVCVERDVLVNKELPLEGALPSMESYTDFNISEVERDIREDDLGENRTIEVEALITANTKVMYKEDIDIIEDAYSPSNLMQMDRKDYGLNVVHGQNTVPSIIKSNIELEGKSNPVEILMCYGDVCITDKKIVEDKVIVEGVLNVKVLYKDSDNQVNKICDEIPFSCSVDIPDSKIDMQCISKISLESIEASIEIDTIAIKAVVEVYARVNYVTRKEFLVDIEAIEGEFPTKKSSLTIYVIQQDDTLWKIAKKYYTTIENLIKLNNIEDPDIIKVGGKLIIPGRAII; encoded by the coding sequence ATGGATATAGACTTTGTTAAGGAAAATATAGAATGTGAACAGATGCTGGCTGAAAATTTCTCTGATACTATTATAAAAGAAGAATATGTAATACCAGATACTCACCCGGATGTAACAGATATCTTAATTCTTGAAGCAAGACCTGTTATAACTAATAAGGAAGTAATGGAAGATAAAATATTTTTGGAGGGTAAAGTTGAATATACCATACTCTATCGTGCTAAAGAAGATGAGGATATGGGTATTTATAGTGTGATTTATACTGGAAATTTTTCTAACTATGTAGAAATGCCAGGAGCAGAGCATATGATGTCCTGTGATTCTAATTGTTATGTGGAGCATATGAATTGTACAGCTGTAAATGAAAGAAAAGTATCTATCGAAGGAATCATAAAATTAAAGGCAGAAGTATATAAAAAATATAATTTTGAAGTTATAAAAGATATTACAGGTTCTGAAAATGTACAGATGTTAAAAAATCCTGCTACTATAGATAAAATAGTAGGCACGGTTTCAGGGGATTTAGTAGCAAAGACTGAGATACCAATACCTATGGATAAACCTCAGGTAGGAAGTATATTGCAATATGATGTAAATGTGCATAAAAAAAATATAACAATACTAGAAGATAGAATAGCTATAGAAGCTTATGTACTTATAAGATTTCTTTATAGAGGAAAAGATACTAAAGATATTGTATGTGTAGAAAGAGATGTGCTTGTAAATAAGGAACTTCCGCTAGAGGGAGCACTTCCTTCTATGGAAAGCTATACTGACTTTAATATAAGTGAAGTGGAACGGGATATCAGGGAAGATGATTTGGGAGAGAATAGAACTATTGAAGTAGAAGCTCTTATAACAGCTAATACCAAGGTTATGTATAAAGAAGATATTGATATAATAGAGGATGCCTATTCTCCATCTAATCTTATGCAAATGGACAGAAAAGATTATGGATTGAATGTAGTTCATGGACAGAATACTGTTCCTAGTATAATTAAATCCAATATAGAATTAGAAGGTAAGTCTAATCCTGTGGAAATACTTATGTGTTATGGAGATGTATGTATCACCGATAAAAAAATAGTAGAGGATAAAGTCATTGTTGAAGGAGTTTTAAACGTAAAAGTATTGTATAAAGATTCGGATAACCAGGTAAATAAGATTTGCGATGAAATACCTTTTAGTTGTAGTGTAGATATACCTGACAGTAAAATCGATATGCAGTGTATATCGAAAATATCTTTAGAAAGTATAGAAGCAAGTATAGAAATAGATACCATAGCTATAAAGGCAGTAGTTGAAGTTTATGCAAGAGTAAATTATGTTACCAGAAAAGAATTTTTAGTAGATATAGAGGCCATTGAGGGAGAATTTCCTACTAAAAAGTCTAGTTTGACTATATATGTAATTCAACAGGATGATACTCTGTGGAAAATAGCGAAGAAGTACTACACCACTATAGAAAATTTAATAAAATTAAATAATATAGAGGATCCAGATATTATAAAAGTAGGAGGAAAACTTATTATACCTGGAAGGGCTATAATATAA
- a CDS encoding Veg family protein, which translates to MDGSNVLASIRENIENHVGDKVTLKANGGRRKVFINKGIIEKAYPSIFVIRLENDTQRKVTYSYSDVLTKTVQLVFSV; encoded by the coding sequence ATGGATGGTTCGAACGTATTAGCTTCTATAAGAGAGAATATAGAAAATCATGTAGGAGATAAAGTAACCTTAAAAGCAAATGGGGGTAGGAGAAAAGTTTTTATAAATAAAGGAATAATAGAAAAAGCTTATCCTAGCATATTTGTAATTAGGTTAGAGAATGACACCCAAAGGAAAGTGACATATAGTTATTCGGATGTTTTAACTAAAACAGTTCAATTGGTTTTCTCAGTATAA
- the yabG gene encoding sporulation peptidase YabG produces MKIGDVVVRKSYNKDITFKIIDSKHTKEGVIYSLKGINLRIIADSKEDDLEVIPENTLTEEEKVFNKQVNESIKNILMNRGGFRYRGNSRQEYNVTKFASHSSKNELAFGRPGRILHIDGDAEYLDVCIKVYKQLLLDVVGKNIVEKEQPTKVIELVKEVKPDIIVITGHDAIVKDTQDYMDLNNYKNSKYFVQTVSELRNYKSNYDDLVIFAGACQSCYEKILDSGANFASSPSRVLIHCLDPVFLCEKIAYTNIEKVVSIQEALQNTITRTNGIGGLQTRGKYREGFPKSPYV; encoded by the coding sequence ATGAAAATAGGTGATGTAGTAGTAAGAAAATCCTATAATAAAGATATAACTTTTAAAATAATAGATTCAAAACATACTAAAGAGGGTGTTATATATAGTTTAAAAGGGATAAATTTAAGAATAATTGCAGATTCCAAAGAAGATGACTTAGAAGTTATCCCTGAAAATACCCTTACAGAAGAGGAAAAAGTATTTAATAAACAAGTAAATGAATCAATTAAGAATATTTTAATGAATAGAGGTGGATTTAGATATAGGGGTAATTCTAGGCAAGAATATAATGTAACAAAATTTGCATCCCATAGCTCTAAAAATGAATTGGCTTTTGGAAGACCCGGGAGGATTCTTCACATAGATGGAGATGCAGAATATTTAGATGTATGTATTAAAGTATATAAGCAGCTTTTACTAGATGTAGTTGGCAAAAATATAGTGGAAAAAGAACAGCCTACAAAAGTTATAGAATTAGTAAAAGAAGTTAAACCAGATATAATTGTGATTACAGGACATGATGCTATAGTGAAAGATACCCAGGATTATATGGATTTAAATAATTATAAAAATTCTAAATATTTCGTTCAAACAGTATCAGAACTTAGAAATTATAAATCTAATTACGATGATTTAGTGATATTTGCAGGAGCTTGTCAATCCTGCTATGAAAAAATTTTAGATTCAGGTGCAAATTTTGCAAGTTCACCTAGTAGAGTACTCATACATTGTTTAGATCCAGTGTTTTTGTGTGAAAAAATAGCTTATACTAATATAGAAAAGGTTGTGTCAATTCAAGAAGCCCTGCAAAATACTATAACAAGAACCAATGGCATAGGGGGACTACAGACAAGAGGGAAATATAGAGAGGGATTTCCAAAATCACCATATGTATAA
- a CDS encoding CotS family spore coat protein, translating to MMREFEIERQFNVKIENIKPSRGVYLLKTDKGMKCLKKINYGTQKLLFVYGAKEHLIKNGFPHVDKYSINIEGNPYAIINEDIYTLSEWIKGRECDFKNREDVINAAKCLANMHIASKGYEPPENSKLKTDLGRWHHLMEKRVKALDKMKDMGRKKNNKGNFDLNYMKAVKFYKDFGKKAIEVLQDSKYDELCSITEGEKGFCHHDFTYHNIVVDEDDTFNVIDFDYCKRELRSYDISSFMIKVLKRSNWNIENARLIIDSYNEVSPIKEEEYKVIYAFLLFPQRFWRLANRYYYNEVNWPTNTFNKKLEELIAEQEKYIDFIEKFKEIYSEKNI from the coding sequence ATGATGCGAGAATTTGAAATAGAAAGACAATTTAATGTAAAAATTGAAAATATAAAACCAAGTAGAGGAGTATATTTATTAAAAACAGATAAAGGAATGAAATGTCTTAAAAAGATAAATTATGGAACTCAAAAACTTTTATTTGTTTATGGAGCAAAAGAACATCTTATAAAAAATGGATTTCCACATGTGGATAAATACTCTATTAATATAGAAGGAAATCCATATGCAATCATTAATGAAGATATATATACGCTATCAGAATGGATTAAAGGAAGAGAGTGTGATTTTAAGAATAGGGAAGATGTTATAAATGCTGCTAAGTGTTTGGCAAATATGCACATAGCCTCTAAAGGATATGAACCACCTGAGAATAGTAAATTAAAAACTGATCTTGGAAGATGGCATCACCTTATGGAAAAAAGAGTTAAGGCTCTAGATAAGATGAAAGATATGGGAAGAAAAAAAAATAATAAGGGAAATTTTGATTTAAATTACATGAAAGCAGTTAAATTTTATAAAGACTTTGGTAAAAAGGCTATCGAAGTATTACAAGATTCTAAATATGATGAATTATGCAGCATTACCGAAGGAGAAAAAGGATTTTGCCATCATGATTTTACCTACCATAATATAGTAGTAGATGAAGATGACACATTCAATGTAATAGATTTTGATTATTGTAAGAGGGAACTACGTTCTTATGATATTTCCTCTTTTATGATTAAAGTTTTAAAAAGATCTAATTGGAATATAGAAAATGCACGGCTTATTATTGATTCATATAATGAAGTTAGTCCGATTAAAGAAGAGGAATATAAGGTTATATATGCTTTCTTACTATTTCCTCAACGTTTCTGGAGACTAGCAAATAGATATTATTATAATGAGGTCAACTGGCCAACAAATACTTTCAATAAAAAATTGGAAGAATTAATAGCTGAACAGGAGAAATATATTGACTTTATTGAAAAATTTAAAGAAATCTATAGTGAAAAAAATATCTGA
- a CDS encoding glycosyltransferase family 4 protein translates to MRIGIDGRAAKWYRGTGIGTYTYQLIKCLNNIDSINNYLLFMPESFKNDIYLKKNFKLDNAPQSDKINFWEEINIPNIIKNNKIDLYHVPQNGVGLPINKNCRFIITLHDVIPYRMPETVSNRYLKIFSEYIPKIVPLCDGIITVSNFSKKDIVKSFNYPENKIYVTHLASEDIYKPMDKRISRYVARKYYSITEDYILYVGGFSPRKNILGLIDSFSKLITSYKKPLFLVIAGKKGESYAIYKERTEKLNISDKVLFPGFISIEHLPYIYNAAELFVYPSFYEGFGLPPIEAMACGIPVITSNTTSLPEVVGKGALLINPLNKTNLCEAMLEVLSDNNLKNKLISYGIKRSSELNWKKTIKNTINIYNKIMNMK, encoded by the coding sequence ATGAGAATAGGCATTGATGGACGTGCCGCTAAATGGTATAGGGGTACTGGCATAGGAACTTATACTTATCAATTAATAAAATGTTTAAATAATATTGATAGTATAAATAATTATTTACTTTTCATGCCTGAAAGCTTTAAAAATGATATATACCTTAAAAAAAATTTCAAATTAGATAATGCCCCGCAAAGTGATAAAATTAATTTCTGGGAAGAGATTAATATACCTAATATAATAAAAAATAATAAAATAGATCTATATCACGTGCCTCAAAACGGAGTTGGACTTCCTATTAATAAAAATTGTAGGTTTATAATAACGCTTCATGATGTGATCCCTTATAGAATGCCTGAAACTGTAAGTAACCGATATCTTAAAATTTTCTCAGAATATATACCTAAAATAGTACCTCTATGTGATGGCATTATTACAGTTTCCAATTTTTCTAAAAAAGATATAGTTAAATCTTTTAACTATCCTGAAAATAAAATATATGTTACTCATTTAGCTAGTGAAGATATCTACAAACCTATGGATAAAAGAATAAGTAGATATGTAGCTAGAAAATACTATTCTATAACTGAAGATTATATACTTTATGTGGGTGGGTTTAGTCCGCGCAAAAATATATTAGGACTTATTGATAGCTTTAGTAAACTTATAACCTCATATAAAAAACCTTTGTTTTTAGTAATAGCTGGTAAAAAAGGTGAATCTTACGCCATTTATAAAGAACGTACTGAAAAACTAAATATATCTGATAAAGTTTTATTTCCTGGTTTTATTTCTATAGAACATCTTCCTTATATATATAATGCAGCTGAACTATTTGTATATCCTTCCTTTTATGAAGGATTTGGACTCCCACCTATAGAAGCAATGGCCTGTGGAATACCTGTAATAACTTCAAACACTACATCTCTCCCTGAAGTGGTCGGTAAAGGTGCCCTGCTTATAAATCCCTTAAATAAAACTAATTTATGTGAAGCTATGTTAGAAGTACTTTCAGATAATAATCTTAAGAATAAATTGATATCTTATGGTATTAAAAGATCTTCCGAACTAAATTGGAAGAAAACTATTAAAAATACTATAAACATATATAACAAAATTATGAATATGAAATAA